Proteins from a genomic interval of Spea bombifrons isolate aSpeBom1 chromosome 4, aSpeBom1.2.pri, whole genome shotgun sequence:
- the LOC128491260 gene encoding uncharacterized protein LOC128491260 has protein sequence MSREVTPPSPSSSRPSQCPPQEQVLGGISGHLPQGVCRKCAKYRDMIGQLQQEKEEALQDQRRAFQDQLSEIAKNRRHLEEERAALLRHRLEQEMKEKAQVLHQNWKEDTDEAIQKACEEARREAEREREREIQLVKEAAEIEFKERLQEAEHLVKEKEQKRFEIERQELETKHSEELRAVHVKVCTVQEQLKDVIREKMDFENKFKELQLNYKRFIDLTDSALHSDYLLHLIRLGRPPGFAHGAVQTDDVINTPL, from the exons ATGTCTCGTGAGGTCACACCGCCCTCGCCGTCCTCCAGCAGACCCTCACAATGCCCCCCGCAGGAACAAG TGCTCGGGGGCATTTCTGGTCATCTGCCCCAGGGGGTCTGCAGGAAATGTGCCAAGTACAGGGATATGATTGGTCAACTTCAGCAGGAGAAAGAGGAAGCACTCCAGGACCAGAGGAGG GCTTTCCAAGACCAACTGTCTGAAATAGCCAAGAACCGGAGGCACCTGGAGGAGGAGCGCGCGGCTCTGCTACGCCACAGGTTAGAGCAGGAGATGAAGGAGAAGGCGCAGGTTCTCCATCAGAACTGGAAGGAGGACACTGATGAGGCCATTCAGAAAGCCTGCGAGGAAGCAAGGAGAGAGGCCGAGAGGGAACGGGAAAGGGAAATTCAGCTGGTAAAAGAAGCAGCCGAG ATTGAGTTTAAGGAGCGTTTGCAGGAAGCCGAGCATCTGGTTAAAGAAAAGGAACAGAAACGCTTTGAAATAGAGAGACAAGAACTGGAGACAAAGCATTCTGAGGAGCTCAGAGCTGTGCACGTAAA AGTCTGCACAGTGCAGGAGCAGTTAAAAGACGTTATCCGTGAGAAAATGGATTTTGAGAATAAATTTAag GAGCTCCAGCTGAATTACAAGCGGTTTATTGACCTCACCGACTCCGCTCTCCATTCAGACTACCTCCTGCATCTAATCCGCCTGGGAAGACCGCCTGGCTTTGCCCATGGTGCTGTTCAaactgatgatgtcatcaatacTCCTCTCTGA
- the EFNB3 gene encoding ephrin-B3 produces the protein MSPREFPAALYVRMVVTLWDFCIISALSLDPIYWNSSNKRFQDSEGYVLYPQIGDRLDLLCPRSEPRGPFSSSSYEYYKLYLVGSEDEVQSCAILRTPNLLLTCDRPGQDLRFTIKFQEYSPNLWGHEFKSQRDYYIIATSDGTLEGLENLRGGVCETKGMKVTLKVGQNPDGSTPPRKPSSSGKDSGLSPSVPNPDAPNLGGDMSGNATKTGENGPLPNSHVPLVAGAAGGAVLLLLVFGVAGWACHRRRQAKHSDTRHPPLSLGSLATPKRGGNNNGHEPSDIIMPLRPSEGGAFCPHYEKVSGDYGHPVYIVQDMASQSPANIYYKV, from the exons ATGTCTCCccgagaattccccgcagcccTGTATGTGAGGATGGTGGTCACCTTGTGGGATTTCTGCATCATATCTGCTTTAAGTCTGGACCCCATCTACTGGAACAGCTCCAACAAAAG GTTCCAGGATTCGGAGGGGTACGTGCTGTACCCCCAGATCGGCGACCGGCTGGACCTGCTGTGCCCTCGCTCAGAGCCCCGAGGGCCCTTCTCCTCCTCGTCCTACGAATACTACAAGCTTTACCTGGTGGGCAGCGAGGACGAGGTGCAGTCCTGCGCCATCCTACGAACCCCGAACCTCCTCCTGACCTGCGACCGGCCGGGGCAGGACCTCCGATTCACCATCAAGTTCCAGGAGTACAGCCCCAACCTGTGGGGCCACGAGTTCAAATCCCAGAGGGACTACTACATCATCG CCACGTCGGACGGGACCCTGGAGGGTCTGGAGAATCTCCGGGGAGGCGTCTGCGAGACCAAAGGCATGAAGGTGACGCTGAAAGTCGGCCAAA ATCCAGATGGCAGTACTCCGCCTCGCAAACCATCTTCATCTGGAAAGGATTCTGGGCTGTCTCCATCTGTGCCAAATCCAGATGCCCCGAACCTAGGAG GAGACATGTCTGGCAACGCGACTAAAACTGGTGAAAACGGTCCCCTTCCTAACTCCCATGTGCCTCTGGTGGCTGGGGCGGCCGGAGGTGCCGTCCTCCTACTGTTGGTGTTCGGAGTGGCGGGATGGGCTTGCCACCGCCGCCGCCAAGCTAAACACAGCGACACGCGGCACCCGCCTCTCTCTCTGGGCTCCCTCGCTACTCCCAAACGCGGAGGCAACAACAACGGCCATGAACCCAGCGACATCATAATGCCTCTCCGGCCGTCCGAAGGGGGCGCCTTCTGTCCTCACTATGAGAAGGTCAGCGGGGACTATGGACACCCTGTGTACATTGTCCAGGACATGGCCAGTCAAAGCCCGGCCAATATCTACTACAAAGTATGA